TTTAGCAACCTGGACACAGACCCGTGCCGGAGAACTAGCTGGTGAAAAATAGCTGCTGTAGATTTCATTCACGATCGGGTAATCTTTCATATCGGCTAAAAAAACTGTCGTGCGGACAACGTCGTCTAATGTAGCTCCACTGGCCTCTAGAATTGCTCGCAGATTAGCGATGACCTGATGGGTCTGTTTTGCAACATCATCGGTGCTCACGGGCTGGTTGGTTGCTGGGTCTAGGGCAATTTGTCCTGCTATAAAGAGAAACCCGTTGGCAGCGATCGCCTGATTATAAGGCCCTGAGGGAATCGGCGCTTGGTTAGTCTTAATGATAGTTCTGGTCATTGATGATTAGTCCTAGATATGCGTCATCAGTCAGTTGGAATTTGGGGCGCTCTTACTGCAACATTGGTTTTCAGCGTTGTTTGTATGCTGCACACGTCTGCTTATAACTTCTGCTCATGTTAGTGATTAGTCGCGAATATAATTAGCGACTAGCTAATGAGAAGCCTCGACAGGCTACTGACGTAGTTTGCCTGGTCTAGCGAGAGGCAGTAAGCTGGCCCAAGCACCAACAGATGCATGAATTAGATGCATGGATCAAAAAGACTATACCGTGAACTGGAGCGATGCGAAAGTCAACGATTCGTTGTGTGCTTATTTATGGACTGGGCGCAACTCTTGGCTAGTAGTCTCATGGCATTTTTCCACGGCGGCAGTACACTTGAGCCAGCAATCGCCTGCTAACTGCCCTAGCTAATCAAGAAGCTGACTGGCCTTTTGCTTGCAGGAATTTTCTAGCAACTTCAGCGACGGGTTGAAACTCTGCTTCAACCTGATAGTTCATAGCCTGCATGTCTGCTGCTGTGATTAGGTTTTGCAGCTTTTTCAAACTCTGGCGTAGGGAGGGATATTTTTGTAACGTAGCTTGACGCACGATCGGCACTGCTTCATAGGGTGGAAAGTAACCCTTGTCATCCTGAAGGATCACCAACCCCAAGCGTCCAATCTGTC
This sequence is a window from Cyanobacteriota bacterium. Protein-coding genes within it:
- a CDS encoding Rid family detoxifying hydrolase, which encodes MTRTIIKTNQAPIPSGPYNQAIAANGFLFIAGQIALDPATNQPVSTDDVAKQTHQVIANLRAILEASGATLDDVVRTTVFLADMKDYPIVNEIYSSYFSPASSPARVCVQVAKLPMDMLVEIDCIAVLNQG
- a CDS encoding ABC transporter substrate-binding protein, with product AAKYTPQWQAGFGYEFTEREDGFPGLAKTYGLQFAKSPRIMDLGLLYRALVDKKVDMVAGNSTDGQIGRLGLVILQDDKGYFPPYEAVPIVRQATLQKYPSLRQSLKKLQNLITAADMQAMNYQVEAEFQPVAEVARKFLQAKGQSAS